A single region of the Ornithorhynchus anatinus isolate Pmale09 chromosome 13, mOrnAna1.pri.v4, whole genome shotgun sequence genome encodes:
- the GORASP1 gene encoding Golgi reassembly-stacking protein 1: MGLGASAERPEGGAEGFHLHGVQENSPAQQAGLEPFFDFILTIGHARLNKENATLKDLLKANVEKPVKLEVYNMKTMKVREVEVVPSNMWGGQGLLGASVRFCSFRGASEHVWHVLDVEPSSPAALAGLQPYTDYVVGSDQILQESEDFFSLIESHEGKPLKLLVYNWETDACREVLVTPNSAWGGEGSLGCGIGYGYLHRIPSQPGHQKRKPGPVSSSPVLPTPTPPSSGPLDDPLLTQAPDGFTEAPLQAPSSQADPAVTQASPADGSISDLPPSFEADVGVLETLLQPPPPVQRVMDPGFLDVPVSTLVPSPAASLPYAVALAGPDGDQRETAVPDTSTALPDPVQGLFLDGPGAVSPPEQSTFTLSQDAPSSTPPLLDAGPGCLSAEHTEDSDLSGPLGACRQMEGLNAEPGQE; encoded by the exons atgggcctgggggccagcGCGGAGCGGCCCGAGGGCGGCGCAGAGGGCTTCCATCTGCACGGG GTTCAGGAGAACTCTCCAGCACAGCAGGCCGGCTTGGAGCCCTTCTTTGACTTTATCCTCACAATCGGCCATGCCAGGCTG AACAAGGAGAATGCCACCCTGAAAGACCTGCTGAAGGCCAATGTGGAGAAGCCGGTGAAGCTGGAGGTTTATAACATGAAGACGATGAAGGTGCGGGAGGTGGAGGTGGTTCCCAGCAACATGTGGGGAGGCCAGGGCCTGCTGGGGGCCAGCGTCCGCTTCTGCAGCTTCCGGGGAGCCAGCGAGCACGTATGGCATGTGTTG GATGTGGAGCCCTCGTCCCCAGCCGCCCTGGCTGGCCTACAGCCGTACACGGACTACGTGGTGGGGTCTGACCAGATCCTTCAGGAG TCGGAGgacttcttctccctcatcgagTCCCATGAGGGGAAGCCGCTGAAGCTGCTCGTTTACAACTGGGAGACTGATGCCTGCCGCGAGGTGCTGGTCACGCCCAACAGcgcttggggaggagagggaag CCTAGGATGCGGCATCGGCTACGGCTACCTGCACAGAATACCCTCCCAGCCCGGCCACCAGAAGAGGAAACCAGGAcctgtctcctcttcccctgtacttcccacccccactcctccttcATCTGGCCCCTTGGATGACCCTCTACTAACTCAGGCTCCCGATGGCTTCACGGAG GCTCCCCTGCAGGCGCCAAGCTCCCAGGCTGACCCTGCAGTCACCCAAGCCTCCCCTGCTGATGGTAGCATTTCGGACCTCCCTCCCAGCTTCGAGGCTGATGTTGGGGTCCTGGAgaccctcctccagcctccacctCCCGTCCAGAGAGTGATGGACCCGG GTTTCTTGGATGTGCCTGTTTCTACCCTTGTGCCttctcctgctgcttccctgccgtATGCCGTCGCCCTGGCTGGGCCGGATGGAGACCAGAGGGAGACGGCTGTTCCTGACACTAGTACCGCACTTCCTG ATCCAGTCCAGGGTTTGTTCCTGGATGGGCCAGGGGCAGTGTCTCCCCCAGAGCAGTCGACTTTCACATTATCGCAGGATGCACCATCCTCCACGCCACCGCTGCTGGACGCGGGTCCTGGCtgtctgtctgcagagcacactGAGGACTCGGACCTTTCTGGCCCGCTTGGGGCCTGTAGACAGATGGAAGGTCTGAATGCCGAGCCGGGGCAGGAATAG